The genomic interval ACCCAGCTGGCCGGCATGGCTCCGGACCACGAGATCCCCAAAACCGGCTGGTACAGCCGCTACGCGCGGCACCCCTTCTATGGGGCAGCGGGGCTCAACTCCGGGGTGATGCTGATGAACCTGACCCGGATCAGGGGCACACTGTTCAAGGTGAGGAACTTCAGAGGGAAGCTGCTCAAGACTGCTTAAACAGCTGAACTGGTTCCTGGTTTCAAATGCGAAACCTGACGAAAGACTCAGTAGTACACCAGCAGTGCAGCGTACGCAGAAGCAAAGTGTGCCAGTCGTGGCTTGTTCAGGTACACCAGGAGGGGAGCGCACGCGTACTGCAGCGTAGGGTAAGGGAAGCAAAGTGTGCCAGTGGTGGCTTGTTCAGGTACACCAGGAGCAGAGCGCACGCGTAGTGTAGGGTAAGGGAAGCAAAGTGTGCCAGTGGCGGCTTGTTCAGGTACACCAGGAGCAGAGCGCACGCGTAGCACTAGAAATAGTGCTATTTCCACCTGATAACATACCCAGATAGACGATTCTGGGACAAATGTGGTTGTGTTCAGGTACTTAGGGCTCAGTTATGGCAATGGCAAGTGTATTGTGGGCCAAACGTGGCAAAAGTCCCCCTATCCACATGTAAGGTTAGTGCAGCATTTCAGTTTTGGGCCAAAAGTGACCCGACTGTAACCATCCACATTTACCTTTTATCGCGGCATTTGGATCCCGGGTCAAGCGTGGCCCAGGTGCATATCACACCTGAGAGACAGGCTCATCGGGGTTGAGTTGTGGCTGTGTCCTgggacacacctgagacacaggcTCATCAGGGTTGAGTTGTGGCTGTGTCCTggcacacacctgagacacaggcTCATCGGGGTTGAGTTGTGGCTGTGTCCTggcacacacctgagagacagGCTCATCGGGGTTGAGTTGTGGCTGTGTCCTGGCACACACCTGAGAACGGCTCATCGGGTTGAGTTGTGGCTGTGTCCTggcacacacctgagagacagGCTCATCGGGGTTGAGTTGTGGCTGTGTCCTggcacacacctgagacactgGCTCATCTGGGTTGAGTTGTGGCTGTGTCCTggcacacacctgagagacagGCTCATCGGGGTTGAGTTGTGGCTGTGTCCTggcacacacctgagacactgGCTCATCTGGGTTGAGTTGTGGCTGTGTCCTggcacacacctgagagacagGCTCATCAGGGTTGAGTTGTGGTTGTGTCCTggcacacacctgagagacagGCTCATCGGGGTTGAGTTGTGGCTGTGTCCTGGCACACACCTGAGAAACTGGCTCATCTGGGTTGAGTTGTGGCTGCGTCTGGCACACACCTGAGAACGGCTCATCGGTTGCATGGTTGTGGCTGTGTCCTAGGCACAGGCCACCGAGGACACCTGGCTCATCCGCTGGGTGAGTTGGCTGTGATCAAATGCACAACCTGAGAACAGCATGTCCGTTTGATGTGGCTGTGCTCTTCCACACCATAACATGGCAATCTGAGGTTGAAGGTTCTGGCAGTGCCTGCCACACCCAGAAACTTCATCccaagccttttctttttttaggttttccTTGTAAAAGGTGTGCTGGGGGTTGTACAGATCCCCTGCTTTCATAATCATGTCAGTAGCTTTCAGTTCCCCGTCACCTGGtggtgtgtgcaagcatgtggCTATCGAGAGCAGATCAAAGTATTGGGTAGGCTCTCATTACCATCAATATGATTCCGCGAAAGGTTAGAATGGAGTCAATGAAACTGACAAATTAAAGTAATAAATTTAACCAAATGTTCCTTTTGAAAGCTGAAACTTAAATGCCCTGCAGTACATAGCCATAGCAATCAATCTGGAGAGTGAAATCTGGCTCAACCGCTTCGCTGGGTTCCGCTGGCAGTTACGTCTTGACAAAAGCGCTGTTGTTCTAGTTTCACACATTTGCTGCAGGGAGGATTTCGGTAGCACTGTCAGGTTGGATATCAACaggaaaaattaataaatcatttatCAATTGTTCATGCTGGTTTGTGCAATTATAAaccattgtttcattatacatGCTCATTATAATGATTAATAAAAGATCAATATTGTTATGGCACATACCTGCTTTAttgcattttcacaaatataCTCATAAATATTCTTATGTGTGAAATAAGTgtaaaattacaacaaaaactgGCAAACTATTGAGTATTCAAAATCATATCCCACACTACTCTGCATAGATATATGATAACGTGGAACAGACTCACTGGGGGAATAGGCTGACCTCCCAAAATGTCATTTCCTGATCTAGAGAAATGACTCCTGTTAGCCTGTCATGTGTTACTGATCCTACAGAGCAGTATGACTCCTGTTAGCCTGTCATGTGTTACTGATCCTACAGAGCAGCTTGATTCCCACTGGTCTGTCATGGGAGGACCTTCTTCAGCCGCTATATGAGAAGTACAAGGACCTCATCGCCTGGGGCGACCAGGACCTCCTCAACATCATCTTCCACTACAACCCAGGTACACAGCCTGCTGGAAGccatctgattggctcttgGGGGCTGCCATACCCCGGATACACTGATACATAAAATATTGCTGAAAGCATACTTGTCAAACCATTAGGTGACTATTCGTGCCTTGTGGATTTAGGCACAAGCCATCTCAAAAGAAGcccttttatgaaaaaaataaatgttttaacatgGGGTGAAAAATGTCACTCAGTAGCATTAAGTAATTTATTGGTATTGACCTTGCCTTCTCAgcattctaaccctaaccctaaccctaaccctaaccctaacccaaaccatgccaggaccacacccacaccattaTTGATCCACTCAGGGCTTTACCCGAACCATGCCAGGACCACACGCAGACCATTACTGATCCACTCAGGGCTttacccaaaccatgccaggaccacacccacaccattaCTGATCCACTCAGGGCTttacccaaaccatgccaggaccacacccacaccattaCTGATCCACTCAGGGCTTTAGAATCCCATGTATCCTCAAGATTAGATCATGCTTCTGAAGTGCACACTTCATTGCACTGTTGTCCttttatgatgatgtcattccCTCAGAGTTCCATGCTGACATCACCTTGGACACCATTTCTCATGTATTGTCAATATGTTGAGCCATCTTAGTCACTGAATCTCCACAACAGTCTCCCTCTTTCAATGAGGTTTTCTGTTACAGCCATGTTATCGGTAATAACAGGGAACCTGGCCTGTCCAGCATTATTAACCATGGCTCTAGGCATGCCGGGATGTTTATTTTAGTGTAAGCCCCACCTACGTAGCAGTCTCTgatttgtgaatgtttttttcctgatttacCCAAGAGTATCCCATTTTCTGTCCGTTGTCAACACGTTTATGTGTTGACCAAAAGTAGACATGCCAACACAAACTATTATGGTCCCTATTAAGTCCTTAGCAAGAGAAACATGTTCGACATTGGATTAAAGGTTCAGGAGAACAGATTCCAGATGTTTTCTGTACAAACCAGAAACAACTGTCCCCTCAGCCAGTTACGCCAGACAGACCTGAAGCCATCATTGATGACAATGTCTCTTTAGAGCTCACTGATTTTTCACTAAGTGTTCTTCCTTAGGCGAATACGGCAGGTGTTTGGAACGCCAAGTTGTCATGGTGATGTGTGCCCACTGTTTTCCAGAGTACCTTTACACCTTTCCGTGCCAGTGGAACTACCGCCCGGAGCACTGCGCGTACGGTAGCAACTGCAAGGGCGCGGAGGAGGAAGGAGTCTCCATCCTCCACGGCATCCGCAGAGTTTACCATGACGACAAGCATCCCGCCTTCAAAGCCATTTATGATGTGGTGCGCAAGGTAAACACACAGAGTAACgtaacataacaaaacacaacacaacacaacacaacataacacaacataagacaacataacataacacagcaTAATATAACACAacattacacaacacaacataacacaacacaacacaacaacataacacaacataacacaacacaacaacataaCATATTCAGAGTTTGCGTTAACGCAGGTGAATTtacacagacccccccaccccccccaccccaaagcaGGAAAAAATACACTACATTCTATAAATGCAGGTATTCCCTCTGTTTTTAGATTACAACAGGTGATGACCCAGATTTGAATGcatcaaaataattactcctgttttttttgatCCAATCATCTTttgtgtctgacatttgtgttgcttattgatcataatatttacacaactGTTGGTAGCATTGCCAGATTTAAAGAGGTAGTGCTTAATTTGTAGGAAAAGTCAAAAACAAGATGCCATGTGCCCTAGCTGGCTTATAAAAGATAATGCCTTTGATCTGTTCACTGTGCATGTTATCATTGTATTGTGGCCATTTAAAACTCTGGAACACCAAAAAAAGATACTGCTCGCAGTAAAAAAGAATGCTAGTAGTACTGCCGTCATCTATATGAAGAAGCATATTCACAGTTAGTTTGTGAAAACTTACCTCCGCAGCAGCAAACTGTCGATGGTAAGATTATATAGCTACACTTTTCTTGCCTGCCATGACCATGTTACTATAAAGTGGTCACTAAAGGTCATATACATTAGCAGGTTAAGTCATGTTCTAAGTAAAAAATcaggtttgtttaaaaaaattgtaggCCTTTTAAAGTTGTAAAGATGATGCTTTTCTGCCTGTATGAGAGCATGCTATCTGTAAGGTGCTTGCTGGTGTGGTCTTGTTTTTCCCTCAGCTTTGCTGCATACATCTCAGTCATCCGATTTTACTTCAGTTATTTCCGCTTCATTAAGGATAATAAGCTGTGCTTTCATGAGCAGATGCGCACTTTTTAGGCAGGGAGGTTGCATTGTTGGTTTGAGTTTATGTGAAGCCTGGGCTCTCCTTGTTGTGAACTTAGTCTTGCTctaatatgaattttaaaaatgtatttacataattgtgttttttctttttttgtaccacCATAAGACGATAGAGTTGGAATAGCTGGGACGATGACTGCATTACCTTCAGGAATACAGTCGTGTCATAGGATTAGCTCCAAGGAGCACTGGAGCTGGGCATAGCATGTGTGGAAAATGTATTCTGAGAAAACCTACCCAGATGGCCTACCCACTTTTTCACAGGCCTGCAAAAAAACAGgagtaaataaaacagcaatcgctccaagggtttttttttattagctgctaTGACAAAAAATTTTATCCAAActtcaaaacattatttgtagctTATTTCATCCCACTTCCGTTACAAGTGTcgtaataaaattatgaatgacataCATTCATTGTGCTATTATTGTGAATTGGCATACTTATggcaaaaagttatttttatcagaacacAAGTGAATTCATGTAAAACGCAGATTTGAAATTTCCTGTGTTCCAAAGAagcagcattccatgggctagcatGACAACTATAATTGGAATAACAGTAATTAcactaataatattaatagtaatagtatATGGAGCAGCAGCACCAATGTGGGTGTAGCAGTAATATTTGTTAGATGTTCTTTGCCACCAGAGTAACACAGTCTATTCGCATGGTACAAGTTTTACTCAATGAGGTCCTGAAAATGGGCCGGCTGAGCTCACTGCCacagtaaacttaaaaaatgaaatgtggaaTTACTGAAATGGAAGcctttttcctttaaaaaaatctgtacatTTGAGCCTCAGTTATAGACCTTTCGAGCATCAACACATTGTGAAAAACAGAAGATTAGCAGcagcagattttaaaatgttcataccCTTACTGAATTTGGTCTGAAAACCCATGTGTCATAGTGATAGGGTCTGGATCCGATGTACACACTGATAGGGAATGAATCACGTGCACATACCGATGGAgtctttctgtgatttttttttcagtaccCCCTTGAAGACAACATGGCACACGCCCTGTTTGAGCCGCTGCAGTCGAAGTTCCTGGACACAGTTAACACTCTGTGTGGCCGAATACCCCAGATCTTCCTCAAGCAGGTGGAGAAGACCATGAGGACGATGTTTGAACAGAGGCTGATCGTACCCACTAAACCACaacctaaataaaaaaaccacacGCTCCGACATCACAGGAACACTGCTCTACCCTGACTCAAACGTCACCCCAAACCTTATCCAAAACTTGACCCGATCCAGACTCAAAATCTGACCCAAGCTGGACCCACACCTGATCCAAGCCTGACCCAAACTTTACCCAATACCTGACTGACCAAAACTAACTTGAGCCAGCTGCCTCCCCCCTTACCGGATAACGCTGGCgatttattcagttttgtttatatattccATGAAAAGAATAATCCCAACTAGAAACCATTATTGTCCATCAAGCCATTGTTCtctaaaaatacatgaaaatatatCATATACTTAATGGGTCAATTGCAGTGTACTTAGCTGAGGTTTAAAACTCAGGTTtaagaccacagaactgcatgtgAACTGGAGCAGCTATCCAATGCTGTGGAATAAGGATTAGATATTCCAACTGAAAGCACACAGCAACTGATCCACTGTTGCTTTGGTCAGCATGATTCAGCAAGTACAAAGAACCTAGTCTTTGTACTTTTAACTGAGACAGcttcataaatttaaaatgattgctTTTTCAATATGTGAAAAGTAGTTCTGTTTCAGGTAGACTGACGGTAAGGAAGGcaaagtgcatgctgggtaagcaCATACTCGGTGTGTACTAATGCGCATCCTTTTCAGTTACGTAAACATCCAAAATGCAGCTGGTGGCGAGTTGGCTACTGCAGTATATTATGGCAgtccattttaacatttaatagcctgaccggattcacattacagatatctgtaattaatttatgaCTAGTAAGATTGAAGTTACTTTTGCCATTCAGTTGTATGGAACCTCCGattaaagatatctacaattcagaTTTGAGTATCAAACACATGACTTATCTTTAATTCCTCGTGATTTAAGCTATTTAAATGATCGTTTTTGATATCTGAATCTAAGATATTATTAGTCAAAACACAATTGTAGATAACTTTTCAAAACTAAAATGTCGATATCTTGAATTTGATACAAGTCCTTTtaagatatataaaaagaagttatggatatctttaaagaAGACCGGTATGTGTGACAAGTCGAATAACAATGTCTGTGACGTCATTATAGACACCTTAAAAGGTCTTTTGAATAGTCAATATATTTGCAGATATCTTGAATTATCGTTTTTACTAGTCAGtttataattacatatatattcTGTATTATCATTCTGACTGGCCACATTGTAATTACGACtagtcaaaatgcatttgtagaatgcattttgtaaaatgtaattatggatAGTCAAGCgaggctattaaatgttaaaatggcttgccatatATTTACTGCCCACGAGTCATGGCTTTCCTTGGTTTGCCGATTCACTACCACATCGAATGTGTTTAAATGCACGGGACCTACATAATGAAAATAGTCCCCATCTAATGAACAATTTGCTCCGTTTTGAAGTAAATTTTGTGATAAtatgttgcatttaaaaaaaatgaaaatatgtctttcTGAGCTGTATTTAATGACTTCAGCGCACAACTAAAATGAATGGCTTCATGGTTGAACGATAAGTGGGTtaggaaaatgtcaaaaagcaCTTGGAGTTggtattttcagttttggtaTTTGCAAAGGATATGTTGAcgatactgaaaaaaatgaagattacCTTGAATGTACTGGCACTTTGGAGACAGTTCAtgttaaatgtctgtttttttggtgaaaactTGAATAGGATAAATGTGAATAGGAGGGGCtaaagcacagtgtgtgtgtgacctgctaTTGCCTCAGAGCTTACAAAATGCGTTTCTATAATGCATGTCTTTTCCAACAGCCGGCATAATTTTCCACTGCATGCCACGTCATTCTACAGAAACCATTTCATTCATGTCTTTTCCAGAAGAAAATTTAGCTGAACTACACTTTCCAAACTGAGCCAAACAGCAAACAGAGTGCCTGTTCTACTGCCTGCagaactattattattattattattattattatattttttattttttattatgatgttgttgtttttattattgttgttagtATTATTTGTACTATGGTTTTCAGAAGCCAAAAAGTGAACCATGGATCAAAATTGCAAAATTACTTAACTAGTTAATATGTGTCCAAATTATGATCCcttatagaaatacacacattgCAACATTGTAAGCATATTATCAATATAAACTGACAAAtacttctttattttattttttatttaagaaaaaacattgtCTGAAAGAGAccataatttgtatatttgcccatatattgtgaagtgttaaaatatcttgataatatattttattttgatacattttcagTATATTCTGTATTTACAAGGGATCATTTGTGTAAACCCACAGGAAAAAACGAAATGCTATTTGTCCTAGATTCTACTTTTTGCGTTGATTCTACTTAAACAGAATCTTCGGGCTCTGTACACACTGAATACAGAGAGGTGAATTTTGTCATTGTAATTAAAGTTATAAAAGTAAATGTTTCCAGATTTTTTACTGACATTTGTTCATAATATTTcactgtgtttaaaaaacattatcacaagAGCAGGGGAGTTAACACTGTAATGATGAAGGGAAAAATGGGTTTGTGAGGCTCTTTTAGAGTCTCCTAATTTGGTATATCCAGATT from Anguilla rostrata isolate EN2019 chromosome 11, ASM1855537v3, whole genome shotgun sequence carries:
- the LOC135234774 gene encoding glucoside xylosyltransferase 2-like isoform X2; the protein is MEISKRVRTEWGRALPRGPIIGETMHLAAVVCGDRVEEAFTMLKSALIFSLKRIKFHIFTEHALATVFDKGLKRWPRFLSPRFQYSIYPITFSAENAEEWKNLFKPCAAQRLFLPVLLKDVDSLLYVDTDVLFLRPMDHIWSILKDFNSTQLAGMAPDHEIPKTGWYSRYARHPFYGAAGLNSGVMLMNLTRIRGTLFKSSLIPTGLSWEDLLQPLYEKYKDLIAWGDQDLLNIIFHYNPEYLYTFPCQWNYRPEHCAYGSNCKGAEEEGVSILHGIRRVYHDDKHPAFKAIYDVVRKYPLEDNMAHALFEPLQSKFLDTVNTLCGRIPQIFLKQVEKTMRTMFEQRLIVPTKPQPK